The Desulfoscipio gibsoniae DSM 7213 genome contains a region encoding:
- a CDS encoding (Fe-S)-binding protein, translated as METEAPIREVIEEIKESGGDAVKFCYQCGKCDTVCPWNKVRNFSMRKLIREATFGLTEIEHEEIWRCTTCGKCVQRCPRDVQQIKNMIALRRMATGYGVFPTAIKPVRTVSAGLTADGNPFGEDRTKRAEWAKGHSVKTFEEGMEILYFPGCYLSYDARLKKVAVATAKILNKAGVNFGILGAGENCCGESIRKTGNEDLFKQLARENIKTFIDNGVKKILVSSPHCYHTFKNEYPEFNVHFEIVHISQYIFELINEGRLQISKEYAKKITYHDPCYLGRHNGIYDEPRGILRKIPGLELIEMPESREDSLCCGMGGGRIWMETPMSERFANLRLEQAIGVGAQELVTACPYCITNFEDSRVVLNYDDVIQVKDITEILQEVI; from the coding sequence GTGGAGACTGAAGCCCCGATTAGAGAGGTCATCGAAGAAATAAAAGAGAGCGGTGGAGACGCCGTCAAATTCTGTTACCAATGCGGAAAATGCGATACTGTTTGCCCCTGGAACAAGGTAAGAAATTTCAGTATGCGCAAACTAATCCGGGAAGCAACATTTGGTTTAACAGAAATAGAGCACGAAGAGATCTGGCGTTGTACCACCTGTGGCAAGTGCGTTCAGAGATGCCCCAGGGACGTACAGCAGATTAAAAATATGATCGCATTGCGCAGGATGGCCACGGGATATGGTGTATTCCCCACTGCAATCAAGCCTGTCCGCACCGTAAGCGCAGGCCTAACCGCAGATGGTAACCCCTTTGGTGAAGATCGCACCAAAAGGGCGGAATGGGCCAAGGGTCACTCTGTAAAAACCTTCGAAGAAGGGATGGAAATATTATATTTCCCCGGCTGCTACTTAAGCTATGACGCAAGATTAAAGAAAGTAGCTGTTGCCACAGCCAAAATCCTCAACAAGGCAGGGGTGAATTTTGGGATATTGGGTGCCGGGGAGAACTGCTGCGGTGAAAGCATCCGCAAGACAGGCAATGAGGATTTATTCAAGCAATTAGCCAGGGAAAACATCAAAACATTTATCGACAACGGGGTCAAGAAAATCCTTGTTTCTTCCCCTCATTGCTATCACACCTTCAAGAACGAGTATCCCGAATTTAATGTGCACTTTGAGATAGTGCATATTTCCCAGTATATATTCGAACTGATTAATGAGGGAAGGCTTCAGATCAGTAAAGAATATGCTAAAAAAATTACCTATCATGACCCCTGTTACCTGGGCCGACACAATGGCATATATGACGAACCGCGAGGAATCTTACGGAAGATACCCGGTTTGGAACTGATCGAGATGCCCGAATCCCGGGAAGATAGCCTTTGCTGCGGAATGGGCGGAGGCAGGATCTGGATGGAAACACCCATGTCTGAAAGGTTTGCCAACCTAAGATTAGAGCAAGCTATTGGGGTTGGGGCTCAAGAATTAGTTACTGCCTGCCCCTACTGCATCACCAACTTTGAAGATAGCAGGGTAGTCCTGAATTATGATGATGTTATCCAGGTTAAGGACATTACGGAGATCCTCCAAGAAGTTATTTAA
- a CDS encoding aldehyde ferredoxin oxidoreductase N-terminal domain-containing protein — protein MRYAETGYNLEIDLSTGNIERVETDPNLTKLFLGGQGVNARIIWDRVGPEVKPFDEGNLLIFGAGLLHGTPVVGCNRTSVNTINPMTGIFGHSTMGGYLGPEIKHAGYDRIIIRGKAPKLVYIWIKNDKVEIRDASHLKGKGVRETTRLIKEELNEPFAQVACIGPAGENKVLTASLEHNWNSAARGPGPIMGDKMIKAIAVRGTKDIFVAHPQELFELCLKMKKEIHASDGCGDWMATDEDDSFHHNNFSWGNSRTRIKNYWSKELQERWTRWKYDHMDRQMGCYNCPKGCINIISWPGHPRFGYKCYGKDTYHMSAFKELNYSYELLGYCQDYGLDSYSTPQTLALGIELYDAGILTDKDMPNFPTDSGDRIKYLIEKVVHREGIGDILANGSWHAARIIGNGAEEFEHNTVKKMEQLPIKLGKLNPAYYLMIATGEKMAITQIEGSFPQDPIRDVEERKKFVEHWDAVPSQIFKDIFMKWEKRDEMSIEDTCLVTDWNEAMHYVDDSTGLCGFVSSFRGQFGGKTAYSFNNVPQIIKLATGMEIDKDDLWEICRRNRTLIRAINNRLGIRRVDDDPPKDHWAVRNPELEEKLLDAYYDLRGFTKDGIPTKEELYKLGLDYVADELIQRGILDPDEGTPSQEAAKKEQQKSGGC, from the coding sequence ATGAGGTACGCAGAGACAGGATATAATTTAGAAATTGATTTGTCTACAGGAAACATTGAGCGGGTTGAAACCGACCCCAATTTAACAAAACTTTTTCTAGGAGGTCAGGGTGTTAACGCCAGGATAATATGGGATAGGGTTGGTCCTGAAGTTAAACCCTTTGATGAAGGTAATTTGCTGATATTTGGCGCCGGCCTTTTACATGGCACACCTGTTGTCGGGTGTAACCGTACCAGTGTGAATACCATTAATCCCATGACAGGCATTTTTGGACATTCAACGATGGGAGGATATCTCGGGCCGGAAATAAAACATGCTGGTTACGACAGAATAATCATTCGCGGCAAGGCCCCGAAGCTGGTTTATATATGGATAAAAAACGACAAGGTGGAAATACGCGATGCTTCCCATCTTAAGGGGAAAGGCGTTCGAGAAACTACGCGACTGATTAAAGAGGAGTTGAATGAACCGTTCGCCCAGGTGGCCTGTATCGGCCCGGCTGGTGAAAACAAGGTCCTTACGGCAAGTCTCGAACATAATTGGAACAGTGCGGCTCGAGGGCCAGGCCCGATCATGGGTGACAAAATGATCAAGGCAATTGCTGTTCGCGGAACAAAGGACATCTTTGTCGCCCATCCGCAAGAACTTTTTGAGTTATGCCTCAAAATGAAGAAGGAAATCCATGCGAGCGATGGTTGCGGGGACTGGATGGCAACCGATGAGGATGACAGTTTCCACCATAATAATTTTTCTTGGGGTAATTCTCGGACACGCATAAAGAATTATTGGAGTAAAGAACTCCAAGAAAGATGGACTCGTTGGAAATATGACCATATGGACAGACAAATGGGTTGCTATAACTGTCCTAAAGGATGCATTAATATTATTTCCTGGCCGGGCCATCCAAGATTTGGTTATAAGTGTTACGGAAAAGACACCTATCATATGTCAGCCTTTAAAGAACTGAACTATAGTTATGAATTACTTGGTTATTGTCAGGATTATGGACTGGATTCATATTCAACGCCGCAAACTCTCGCCCTCGGCATAGAACTATACGATGCCGGTATTTTAACTGACAAGGACATGCCTAATTTCCCGACTGACTCCGGGGACAGAATTAAGTACCTGATTGAAAAAGTTGTTCACCGGGAAGGAATTGGCGATATATTGGCCAATGGCTCTTGGCATGCGGCCCGTATAATTGGCAACGGCGCAGAAGAATTTGAACATAATACCGTGAAAAAAATGGAGCAGTTACCCATCAAGCTTGGCAAACTGAACCCTGCCTATTACCTCATGATAGCCACTGGTGAGAAGATGGCCATCACCCAGATTGAAGGGTCCTTCCCCCAAGACCCTATTCGTGATGTAGAAGAAAGGAAAAAGTTTGTCGAGCATTGGGATGCAGTCCCAAGTCAAATATTTAAAGATATATTTATGAAATGGGAAAAGCGTGATGAGATGTCTATTGAGGATACCTGCTTAGTTACTGACTGGAATGAGGCGATGCACTACGTTGATGACTCCACCGGACTCTGTGGTTTTGTGTCATCATTCAGAGGCCAGTTTGGTGGGAAAACGGCATATTCTTTCAATAATGTGCCACAAATAATTAAGCTTGCGACCGGCATGGAGATTGACAAAGACGATCTTTGGGAAATTTGTCGAAGGAACCGGACTTTGATCCGAGCCATTAATAATAGATTAGGTATTAGAAGAGTCGATGACGATCCACCCAAGGATCACTGGGCGGTGAGGAACCCTGAGCTTGAAGAAAAGCTGCTTGATGCCTATTATGACTTAAGGGGATTTACCAAGGATGGAATTCCCACCAAAGAGGAATTGTATAAACTGGGTTTGGACTATGTGGCAGATGAATTGATTCAGAGAGGGATTTTGGATCCTGACGAAGGTACTCCTTCCCAAGAGGCGGCAAAAAAAGAACAACAAAAGTCAGGGGGGTGCTAA
- a CDS encoding CoB--CoM heterodisulfide reductase iron-sulfur subunit A family protein, with protein MREKIEQLCKSRGDSNFGDVMIVGGGISGIQASLDLATAGFKVYLVEKAPSIGGHMAQLDKTFPTNDCSMUILSPKLVEVGRHQNIEVFTYTEVEKVVGEAGNFKVTLNKKPKYIDESQCTGCTTCVEYCPVQYPDQFNQEISNNKAVHIYFPQAIPLVAYIDESCLYLKENKCRICEGVCKNNAIDFNQTAETKEINVGAIILATGFEPYDPKERAEYRYGEFENVITSMDFERLLSSTGPYSGEILRNSDKKHPHKIAWIQCVGSRQVTPGGNSYCSAVCCTYAQKHVILTKDHDAEAECTIFHNDIRSYGKDFEQFYERTANLPGVRFIRSYTSIVREDPETKNVTVRYSTTDDGVKEEEFDMVVLSVGLNPPVDAQGIAKKFGIELNNHDFCKINPVNPMETNRPGIYVSGAFQGPTDIPESVFSASGAGSQCGELLDYRRGNLAKERIYPPEQDVSQEEPKVGVFVCHCGANISRIVNVPSTVEYALTLPNVVYAQEQLFSCATNSAQEITDMIKEKGLNRVVVAACSPRTLEPLFRDTLREAGINQYYYEMANIREHNSWVHAKEKEAATQKAKDIIRMSVARATHLEPLQEFDLPVNKTALVVGGGIAGMNCALSIANQGHQVYLIEKATDLGGIARKLHYTLEGLDVQSYLRELERKVYQNPLIHVYTSATILEATGYIGNFVTKVKSDRGVTEIKHGAAVIAIGADVYKPTEYLYGEDDRVMTHLELEEQIAGQDQRLIDAESLVMIQCVGCRNEDRKYCSRVCCSESIKNALKLRELNPEMDIYILFRDMRTYGLKEDYYREAASKDIRFIRYEPQDKPEVEVGESDEGRPVLKVTVTDPILGKKLEIDADTVALAAAVIPSAATKEIADLFKVTLSPDGFFKEAHVKLRPVEFGTDGVYLCGLAHYPKLIPETINQAYGAAGRVLTLLSRDTVVASGSVCEVNEKKCMGCGACSSVCTYGAIELRETRQSKKAVVNPVLCKGDGLCNAKCPTGAITLKHFNDKEIMSQIDVVIPEAEIIKQIDAAVGE; from the coding sequence ATGAGAGAAAAAATCGAGCAACTCTGCAAAAGCCGAGGCGACAGTAACTTTGGCGACGTAATGATAGTAGGCGGCGGAATCAGCGGCATACAGGCCTCCCTGGACCTGGCCACCGCCGGTTTTAAAGTCTACCTGGTGGAAAAAGCGCCCAGCATCGGCGGCCATATGGCCCAGCTGGACAAAACCTTTCCCACTAACGACTGCTCCATGTGAATACTCTCGCCCAAGCTGGTCGAGGTCGGCCGGCATCAAAACATAGAAGTCTTCACCTATACCGAAGTAGAAAAAGTAGTAGGGGAAGCTGGAAACTTCAAAGTAACATTAAACAAAAAGCCCAAATATATCGACGAGAGCCAATGCACGGGCTGTACCACCTGCGTAGAATACTGCCCGGTCCAATACCCGGACCAATTCAACCAGGAAATATCAAACAACAAAGCAGTCCACATCTACTTCCCGCAGGCTATACCACTCGTCGCCTATATAGACGAAAGCTGTCTATACCTTAAAGAAAATAAATGCCGTATCTGCGAAGGCGTATGTAAAAACAACGCCATCGACTTCAATCAAACGGCGGAGACAAAAGAAATAAACGTAGGCGCGATAATCCTGGCCACTGGCTTTGAACCCTATGATCCAAAAGAGCGTGCGGAATATCGCTACGGCGAATTCGAGAACGTCATAACCAGCATGGACTTTGAGCGGCTGCTGAGCTCAACCGGACCATACTCAGGTGAAATACTGCGCAACTCAGACAAAAAACATCCCCATAAAATAGCCTGGATCCAATGCGTCGGCTCCAGACAAGTAACCCCGGGCGGCAACAGCTATTGTTCAGCCGTATGCTGCACCTATGCTCAAAAACACGTAATCTTAACCAAAGACCACGACGCAGAAGCCGAGTGCACCATATTCCATAACGACATCCGCTCCTACGGCAAGGACTTTGAGCAATTCTATGAAAGAACAGCCAACCTGCCCGGAGTCCGGTTTATCAGAAGCTACACATCAATAGTGCGCGAAGACCCGGAAACCAAAAACGTCACAGTACGCTACTCCACCACCGACGATGGAGTAAAAGAAGAAGAATTCGATATGGTAGTACTATCAGTCGGATTAAATCCCCCGGTCGACGCGCAAGGCATAGCCAAAAAATTCGGCATAGAACTAAACAACCATGACTTTTGCAAAATCAACCCCGTCAACCCAATGGAGACCAACAGACCCGGGATATATGTAAGCGGAGCCTTCCAGGGCCCTACAGACATACCCGAATCAGTCTTCAGCGCCAGCGGAGCCGGCTCCCAATGCGGAGAACTCCTGGATTACAGGCGGGGAAATCTGGCTAAAGAAAGGATATATCCTCCGGAACAGGATGTCTCCCAAGAAGAGCCGAAGGTAGGAGTATTTGTATGCCATTGTGGAGCTAACATCTCCAGAATAGTAAACGTACCATCAACAGTAGAATATGCACTAACCTTACCCAACGTCGTCTACGCCCAGGAACAACTGTTTTCATGCGCCACCAACTCCGCCCAGGAAATAACAGACATGATCAAAGAAAAAGGACTCAACCGGGTGGTAGTCGCCGCCTGCTCCCCCAGGACCCTGGAACCGTTATTCAGGGACACCCTTCGGGAAGCGGGAATAAACCAATATTACTACGAAATGGCCAACATCAGAGAACATAACTCCTGGGTTCACGCCAAAGAAAAAGAAGCAGCCACCCAAAAAGCCAAAGACATAATCCGCATGTCGGTGGCGCGGGCTACCCATTTAGAACCCTTACAGGAATTTGACCTGCCGGTAAACAAAACCGCATTAGTAGTAGGCGGCGGTATAGCCGGCATGAACTGCGCACTCTCCATAGCCAACCAGGGACATCAAGTCTACCTGATCGAAAAAGCAACAGACCTGGGCGGAATCGCGCGAAAACTGCATTATACCCTGGAAGGCCTGGATGTACAATCGTACTTGCGTGAACTTGAACGCAAAGTATATCAAAACCCACTGATACACGTATATACCAGCGCCACCATCCTGGAAGCCACCGGCTACATCGGCAACTTCGTAACCAAAGTCAAGTCCGACCGGGGCGTAACAGAAATAAAACATGGCGCAGCCGTCATCGCCATCGGTGCAGATGTATACAAACCCACCGAATACCTTTACGGAGAAGACGACCGGGTAATGACCCACCTGGAACTGGAAGAACAAATCGCCGGACAAGACCAAAGGCTCATTGACGCCGAAAGCCTAGTCATGATCCAATGCGTGGGCTGCAGAAACGAAGACAGAAAATACTGCAGCCGGGTATGCTGCAGCGAATCCATAAAGAACGCCCTAAAACTAAGAGAACTAAACCCCGAAATGGACATCTACATTCTTTTCAGAGATATGAGAACATACGGACTCAAAGAAGATTATTACCGTGAAGCGGCAAGTAAAGACATAAGATTCATCCGCTACGAGCCGCAGGATAAACCAGAAGTAGAAGTCGGCGAATCGGATGAAGGCCGGCCCGTTCTAAAGGTAACCGTAACCGATCCCATTTTAGGCAAAAAGCTTGAAATAGATGCCGATACAGTAGCACTAGCTGCTGCTGTCATACCCTCAGCAGCAACCAAAGAAATAGCCGATTTATTCAAAGTAACCCTGAGCCCCGACGGCTTCTTCAAAGAAGCCCACGTCAAATTAAGACCTGTAGAATTCGGCACAGACGGCGTTTACCTATGTGGACTGGCACACTATCCCAAGCTAATACCGGAAACCATAAACCAGGCTTACGGAGCAGCCGGCCGGGTCTTAACGCTGCTCTCGCGTGACACAGTCGTCGCCTCGGGCTCAGTATGCGAAGTAAATGAGAAAAAATGCATGGGCTGCGGAGCATGTTCCTCGGTATGTACCTATGGCGCCATAGAACTTCGCGAAACACGACAGAGCAAAAAGGCAGTAGTAAATCCTGTGCTCTGCAAAGGAGATGGTCTCTGTAACGCCAAGTGTCCGACAGGGGCTATTACACTCAAACACTTTAACGACAAAGAAATAATGAGCCAAATTGACGTCGTAATACCAGAAGCAGAAATCATAAAACAAATTGACGCGGCGGTAGGAGAATAG
- a CDS encoding hydrogenase iron-sulfur subunit, whose protein sequence is MSTGHKFTPRILGFVCHWUVYGAADLAGVSRLQYTTEMRLIRVMCSGRVDLAHVLRAFSNGIDGVFIGGCRLGECNYITHGNYHALNMVLLGRRIIEHLGLNPERLRIEFMSGSEGNLFAEVVNDFVKQVKNLGPLAKGEGIDEKELQAKLAEVTKLVPYIKVVKQEKLAARLGNPEEYDGHFTSEEIDKLFSEVVSYYIDPEKCQACMTCARRCPAEAIISAKKQIHVIDQDKCIKCGTCFEACPPRFGAVTRISGGPVPPPIPEGERAVVRKSKEK, encoded by the coding sequence ATGAGTACAGGACATAAATTTACACCAAGAATACTGGGTTTTGTATGCCATTGGTGAGTATACGGCGCTGCTGACTTGGCTGGCGTGTCCAGACTACAATATACAACAGAAATGAGACTTATCCGGGTCATGTGTTCCGGAAGAGTTGACCTGGCACATGTACTCAGAGCCTTCTCAAATGGAATAGATGGAGTATTTATCGGCGGTTGCCGTTTAGGTGAATGTAACTATATTACCCATGGAAATTACCACGCACTAAACATGGTGCTTCTGGGTAGAAGAATAATAGAACACCTGGGATTAAACCCCGAAAGATTAAGAATCGAATTTATGTCCGGCAGTGAAGGAAACCTTTTTGCCGAAGTTGTTAACGATTTTGTCAAGCAGGTGAAGAACTTAGGGCCACTTGCCAAAGGGGAAGGCATAGACGAAAAAGAACTTCAGGCCAAACTCGCAGAAGTTACAAAGCTAGTCCCCTACATTAAAGTGGTCAAGCAGGAAAAACTGGCGGCACGTCTTGGGAACCCGGAAGAATACGACGGGCATTTCACAAGTGAAGAAATAGATAAGCTATTTAGTGAAGTAGTCTCGTACTATATTGACCCCGAGAAGTGCCAGGCCTGTATGACTTGCGCGAGAAGATGCCCCGCAGAGGCGATCATAAGTGCCAAGAAACAGATCCATGTAATTGATCAGGATAAATGCATCAAATGCGGAACTTGCTTTGAAGCTTGCCCACCTCGTTTTGGTGCCGTAACCAGGATTTCCGGCGGGCCTGTTCCGCCTCCTATTCCTGAGGGAGAAAGAGCTGTTGTCAGGAAGAGTAAAGAAAAATGA
- the fdhD gene encoding formate dehydrogenase accessory sulfurtransferase FdhD, with the protein MELTIYVNQQELVTILCTPTKLNSLVLGFLYGEGIISSIDDVVSMRMCEDVSLADVRLKNTECKLPAQRTITSGCGGGATFTARGQRVDSSLVVTPMEVLSLMKQLLEQMDLYRLSGGVHTSALSDTRNLLVVAEDIGRHNTLDKIQGECLLRELATRDRLLLTTGRISSEMLLKASKMQTPVVVSRHSPTGSAVSLAHDLGIALVGHARGGRLQVYSHPERLGCSTD; encoded by the coding sequence ATGGAGCTTACAATTTATGTAAATCAGCAGGAACTGGTCACCATCCTTTGCACTCCAACCAAGCTTAATAGTCTTGTCCTGGGATTCCTGTATGGAGAGGGAATCATCTCTAGCATCGACGATGTGGTGAGCATGCGGATGTGTGAGGATGTATCGCTGGCCGATGTGAGGCTTAAAAACACCGAGTGTAAACTGCCGGCGCAGCGGACGATCACCTCCGGGTGTGGTGGCGGTGCAACCTTCACAGCTCGCGGACAGAGGGTTGATTCGAGTCTTGTTGTCACACCGATGGAAGTACTGTCATTAATGAAACAACTTCTAGAGCAGATGGATCTGTATCGACTAAGTGGTGGAGTGCACACTTCAGCCCTGTCTGATACCAGGAACCTGCTGGTAGTGGCTGAGGATATAGGACGGCATAACACCTTGGACAAAATCCAGGGCGAATGTCTGTTGAGGGAACTAGCAACCAGAGACCGACTGCTATTAACTACCGGCCGCATTTCGTCGGAGATGTTACTCAAAGCGTCAAAGATGCAAACCCCGGTTGTTGTTTCGCGGCACTCACCGACAGGGAGCGCCGTTTCGCTTGCTCATGATCTGGGCATTGCCCTGGTCGGCCATGCGCGCGGAGGCCGGCTGCAGGTGTATTCCCACCCGGAGCGACTTGGCTGCTCAACAGATTAA
- a CDS encoding (Fe-S)-binding protein, with protein METEAPIREVIEEIKESGGDAVKFCYQCGKCDTVCPWNKVRNFSMRKLIREATFGLTEIEHEEIWRCTTCGKCVQRCPRDVQQIKNMIALRRMATGYGVFPTAIKPVRTVSAGLTADGNPFGEDRTKRAEWAKGHSVKTFEEGMEILYFPGCYLSYDARLKKVAVATAKILNKAGVEFGILGAEENCCGESIRKTGNEDLFKQLARENIKTFIDNGVKKILVSSPHCYHTFKNEYPEFNVHFEIVHISQYVFELINEGRLQISKEYAKKITYHDPCYLGRHNGIYDEPRGVLQKIPGLELIELPESREDSLCCGMGGGRIWMETPMSERFANLRLEQAIGVGAQELVTACPYCITNFEDSRVVLNYDDVIQVKDITEILQEVI; from the coding sequence GTGGAGACTGAAGCCCCGATCAGAGAGGTCATCGAAGAAATAAAAGAGAGCGGTGGAGATGCCGTCAAATTCTGTTACCAATGCGGAAAATGCGATACCGTTTGCCCCTGGAACAAGGTAAGAAATTTCAGTATGCGCAAACTAATCCGGGAAGCAACATTTGGTTTGACAGAAATAGAGCACGAAGAGATCTGGCGTTGTACCACCTGCGGCAAGTGCGTTCAGAGATGCCCCAGGGACGTACAGCAGATTAAAAATATGATCGCATTGCGCAGGATGGCCACGGGATATGGTGTATTCCCCACTGCAATCAAGCCTGTCCGCACCGTAAGCGCAGGCCTAACCGCAGATGGTAACCCCTTTGGTGAAGATCGCACCAAAAGGGCGGAATGGGCCAAGGGTCACTCTGTAAAAACCTTCGAAGAAGGGATGGAAATATTATATTTCCCCGGCTGCTACTTGAGCTATGACGCAAGATTAAAGAAAGTAGCTGTTGCCACAGCCAAAATCCTCAACAAGGCAGGGGTAGAATTCGGGATACTGGGTGCCGAGGAGAACTGCTGCGGTGAAAGCATCCGCAAGACAGGCAATGAGGATTTATTCAAGCAATTAGCCAGGGAAAACATCAAAACATTTATCGACAACGGGGTCAAGAAAATCCTTGTTTCTTCCCCTCATTGCTATCACACCTTCAAGAACGAGTATCCCGAATTCAATGTGCACTTTGAGATAGTGCATATTTCCCAGTATGTATTCGAACTGATTAATGAGGGAAGGCTTCAGATCAGTAAAGAATATGCTAAAAAAATTACCTATCATGACCCCTGTTACCTGGGCCGGCATAATGGCATATATGACGAACCGCGGGGAGTTTTACAGAAGATACCCGGTTTGGAACTGATCGAGCTGCCCGAATCCCGGGAAGATAGCCTTTGCTGCGGTATGGGCGGAGGCAGGATCTGGATGGAAACACCCATGTCTGAAAGGTTCGCCAACCTAAGATTAGAGCAAGCTATTGGAGTTGGGGCTCAAGAATTGGTTACTGCCTGCCCCTACTGCATCACCAACTTTGAAGATAGCAGGGTAGTCCTGAATTATGATGATGTTATCCAGGTTAAGGACATTACGGAGATCCTCCAAGAAGTTATTTAG